GCTACGGAGGGAGGACTTGCAACCTATCATCGATAGGATTGTAAAATTATTCTCTGTTTGGATGGGGAGGACTCTGTCCTGCCGGGGtaaattaattttgttgtgtgCTTGCATTATCAGTATTCCTGGTTATCTTATGGCCATTGTTAAGTTCCCCAAGTGTTATATCAATGCAATGGACTCCCAAATGGCTCATTTCTTTTGGGAAATAAGGGGGACAACCATAAGTACCACCTAGCTAACTGGAGTTTCGTATCCTGAAAGAACAAATTTGGTGATCTGGGTGTTCCAAATATTAGACATTTTAATAGGGCTCTTCTAGCCTCTTTGGGGAGAAGATACTTTGACAGTGAAGGGAGGGATTGGAAAACTCTGATTGatcacaaatagattattgataaACCTAATGTTTTGTGGGCTAAAGTTGGAGTTGGATCTCGTTTTTGGAAAGGAATTACATGGGCTATAAATGCCTCTAATGCTTTCGATAAATGGAAGGTGGAAAATGGTGAGAAAATAACTTTCTAGCATGACACATGGTTGGGAGATTGCTCCCTTAAAGTAAAATATTGGGCTTTGTTTGAAATACGTGATCAACCTCTCTGTTCCCTTGCTCAAGTCTGGGATGGCATGAACCTGAAACTAAATTTTAGGAGATGTGTAGATCAGTCTGGGAGGGACTTGTGGTTGCAATTGTTGAGTAAGGTCTATAAAGTGTCATTAACAGAGCATTCAGATGAACCCATTTGGTTGCTGGAACCAAATGGCAGATACCCTGTTAAGTCCTTTTATCATAAAATTAAATCCGGAGGTGTGGTTTCTACCATTGGTGACTGTCTTTTGAAAGTCATCTGCCTCAGTATATTCCTATCTTTCTATGGCTAGCTGACCTACCAAAGTCCTAACTAGAGATAACTTGTCTAAGAGGAGACATGTAGATgctattacttgctttgttttgtAATGAACCTGAGAATGTGAAACATCTTTTCTCCGAATGCACCGTGGCTTCACATGTTTGGGGTTTCATTGACGAAGCTTTTCAAATTACTGCTCCTATTTCGTTCCATGATATTATTGCCATTTGGCGATTGAATAAAAGTAAACCTGTGCAATGTATGGTTATTGCAGCCTCTTTATGGAGTTTGTGGACTCTAAGAAATGATTTCTGTTTTCAGGAAAGAACCTAGAAGGGCATGCGTTGCGTCTTTGCAAAACTAAGCAGGTTCCTTCATCAATGGAGCGTACTCTGCAAGGACACTCAAGTTGTGCTCCTCCGAAGTGCCTTCTTTTGTTGGAGAAGCAGTGAGGGGAGCTACATAGAATTTCTTGGGGATGACATAGAGCTCAGGTGGGCGCGACTCCTGGGAGATGTGTGATATATAGCTCTTCTTAGGGCCTATTCACCCCTCTTAGGAGTTCTATCCTCCTTGACATGTAATATATCTAGAAAAAGTGTGCAGAGACGTTCGTTAGTCGGACATCTGTTTGGTTGCCTGCCATTTAGTTAATCTCTAGCCTGATCAATTCTGACAGGTCGTATGCTGTGAACCATCTTGCTTCACTCTATAAAATAGAAGTggacgggggagggggggggtttCATTCAAGAAAGAAAGCAACACGGTTATCAATTTAAGATGAATTTTTATAACACTTTATTGCAACGGGGAGGCTAAATAGCACAAGAGAAAGTATGCCCAACAGTTTGGTTGTGGTGTTAGCTCCTTTCTTTTAAATATCTTGGCATTGCAACTCACTCTCGGAGACTATGTAATAGAATAGGTTTTTAATTTTCAAAACAAAACAATTTCGGACCTCATTGAGATTTCAAATTTTACTTTGTTTTAATGAATATTAACCTAATTGAATTTTCTTTTGAAATTAGTTTTAATCTGGCTTGGAATTTCGGAGTCGAAAATGTTTCAGACCCCACTGAAGTATGcgaaatttcaatgaaatttcatTGAAAATTTTAACCCTAAATAGACACTTGAAATACATAGAAGTTCATAAATAACTCTAGTGTCTTAAAGGGATAGATGTTCATTTTTCAGTGCTAGATATATCCGTTTCAGTGATAGATGTTCATAAATAACTCTAGCTAGTACTCCCTCTGATCAATATATTACTAGTCGCTCACACGGATATATCTAGacatatttcagtgctagatataTCCGTTTGAGCAACAAATAATATGGATAGGAGGGACTACTACTTATCGACACGGTGTTGACCAATGTCTTTATTTCACAATATTTTCTAAATGCCCCTAAAGTAATCATTTCTGAGAATAGACCCAGATTTTAATGGCAACGTCATTACCCGCCATGGTCATATAATCTGACGAATTGCGAAATTTAGTGTCAAATCCAAGGACAAGGATGGTCTAGACCTTAAAAACAAATATCCAGTTAACTATAAGAGCGCTGATATGAATCCAACGCATACACAGCAGGAACTTTCAAACAAATGGTTATAGCTAACTATAACGTACCTAGCACCGGAAATAAAGGGTTCGGACCAAGGATACTGGCAGAGTTTGATCGATCAGCCGACCGGTTACAGCCGGAGAGCCAAGTCGAGCTCGTGGTCGCGCTCCGACGAGCTCCTGCCACGCATGTGCGCCACGGAGCCTGTTGCAGGCTCCCCGGAGATCTGAGCAGTGGTGGCAGCCCTCCCTGCCTTCCAAGAGTGCGCCGTGGCAGCAGCGGTCTCCCGGAGGCGCTTGGCGACGGCGCGCTCTTGCTTATGCGCGTTTTGGTGGCCACCGTGCGCTTGCGCGGTGCCGAACTTTTGGTCGCAGTAGACGCATGAGAAGAAGCGGGGGAGGGGCGGGGCCGTCGTCACGCACACAGCAAAGCCCAGAGTGAGCTCGAGGCTGAGCTCCTCCTGCGCGCTACTCTCTACTTGCTCCATTGTTATCGTATATGACTGAATGTATGAGATGAGCTAGTTAAGTTGATCCAAATCTTGAGAGCACAAGTAGCCAACCTAGGTACACGCCCGGTATTATTGTGTGTAGTCAGCTGGTGGCCGTCAACGTAGCCCTACCGGCAGGCTGGGATGAATGGCCTGCATGGCGCAATGCGCATTGACGACGAGATGGTACCGTTTCACCGGCCGGTCGGTCCCCATTTAAGTCGCCGGCTGGAGACGATTTCTCTACATACGAGTATTTATGTACAGGTGCACGTAAGTTCCGTCAAGGTTGCTATTACTGACGAGACGTTTCAGGGATCATGGAAAGAGGAGATGGCAATATATGATGACTTTGATTTGAGGGTGCTTCTCGGGTATCCAATTTTGATCTTCAAGATAGGTCTGACCTTAATTAGTTATATCTTGTAATGACAGTGTTTTTGCATCTTTACCTTGTTGAAGTCACAGCTTGGATTTTTTCGGACGTGATCTTCAGGATGAAAACTTAGAATCTCACCTTCGGTGGTTGGATCTGCCAACGGCAACACATGTTCCTTTTTTGGAGGTGTTGCTACAAGAGAACCTTTCTCGTTATCCATGTGATGTCAAGTGATGATTGGTGTGGGTGGCGTAGTTGTACTTCTTTATTCGTTGTTTTGAATAGTTAAATATTTTTTCGCCCCTACGCCTAGGTATAACTTCGATCTTCTACGACTTTGCTCTTTGTCGGTGGGATtcttcgtgtgtgtgtgtggtattGGTTGTGTGCTTCTTATTGATCTAGAGGTCGGGAGTGGGCTCATTATGTGTGTATGTCAATGATGCATCATTTTAACTTCCTTATTATCGAAAAAGGGTTGATATCCGCTTGAGCATGGGCCCATCCGTCACGACCAAGATGCATGGATCTATCACTAGCACATGACAGGTTTAGGCTACTGGCCACTCATTCATCTTGGCCGTAGGGGCGGCGACCCTGCACGCAGCTTATCTGGCGCTCAGCCGTAGTGTGTCCGCCTTCGATGGGCGTAGGAGACCATCCGGCTCCCGAAGAAAGGTGTTGCTGATGGGAGTGGAGAGCACCATTAGTTTTCCATTGGCATCTGGCAGTACGGCATCTAGCTCTGTTCACAGGGAGGACAGCCACACAGAGGTAATGACCCGAGGGATGTAGTGAATATTGTTTTTCGATtcactagcaaagtggcccgctcgatgcgcgggctagatcTTTAGACAATTTAGTAATGACATCATATTGTTTTGTTTTGTGTAAATAATGGCAGGATGTTTAAAGGGTACACGGTATAATATATTTTTCCAGGTTTTCAATTGTATATTTTGATTCTaagaaagaaatagaataagaGCTGCAAGTTCCCATAGATGGAAAACATAATCTTGATACAAATATGCAATTTGATGGCTGGATGCAAAAGAACTTTTTTATATTCCCAAGGTTATATGAAATTTAATATTACATATGTGTAGTAATTTGAGTAACAACCCATATGTCAATTTGTAATTCTGCGTGTCATGGGAAACTGGATAGTCCACATATACTATTACTATCTACCCTTCCATTAGCACATCCTATCATTTATTTTATCTTTTCCACTATCTGTCGTTCGAAATATCCTATTGTACATGGCCGCCTCATTTATTTATGTAGCATTGTAGCTGTTCACATGCATATTCAGTGCCTAATTTCACTAAGATCTTCCTTTTTTTCACTCGCACAATTAATGTCACATCCCATCCAGAAATGGCTTGAAGGATGGAACCCGTAATTGCAAGCAAATGTCGAATTGTATAGCAATGTTTTGGTGAGAAATAAAAGTAATTTTATCTACAAAGGTATCCCTTTGTGTGAACATCGAATAAATAAATTGCTCGTCTAAAATATGTATACCATTTGGATCTTGTGAATTTCAGTGTGCCGATTGTATCCTCTATGTTAGCACATTTATGCTAATTTGCTTACAACCCTGTTTTGTTACGAAAAAATATATCATAGATTCACAAATGTACACTGCAAAACTATGTCGTAGTACAATTTTCACCCTAGTCCATCAATTCCAGTCGGCATATATTAATTGCTGGCATATTGCCATATTCACAGCTACACAAAAGCCATGATATATACTTACCTTTTTGTTTTAGATTGTCGTTGCTGACACTGATAAAATGTAGATGGTGTGTCATATTATACAGATTTTTTCGATAAAGGATGAACTTTATTGGttcaaaatggagcatcaagaggatacaaacactatgagcacacacccggcctctgcataactaagatgcacacaaccaacaccaacacacacaaacacgccgGCAACAGCAAAGTCGTATAAGACCGAAGCTATGCATAGGCgaagtaaaaaaagaaaaaggaaggcccaaaGCGATCAGATCCACAGTTGGCAAACTATAGCAATggccatatccgcaccaaccatcttaAGACATCACACGAACGACGAGACTCTTCAACAGCAATGCCTTCAGGAAGGTGACGACGCTTAAGCGCCGACGTCGCCAGATCCAACCACGAAGGCAGAATCAAGGTTTTCACCCTCAAGAACCAGCCTGAGCATGTCCGAGcattgccttcaacaaggtaacgacataaAACAACATCGCCATTGCCAGGAACCAACATAGGTCATACCTAGGCTTTCGCCACGGAGCTCGAGACCGGTACACATAGCACCATCATCAAAGTCTTTCATGTGTTGTCACCACCACTTTCCGCTATCCCAGCAGCTACATGCGATGTGCGATCACCGCCGCTGCACAACCATTCCTCTACGTCAAGTCTTTACCCATAGTTTACATCTCATCACTGAAATCGACCACCGGATCTGGAGAGATAAATCCTCACGGAGATCTTTTAGTGACCCCAGCAGTCATGGAGCCGCAGGAGGGCGCTGCAACAGTCTACACGCACCACCACCCGGCCGACCGAGTCTAGATCACCGCCAACATGCCATCTAGATCTGAACAAGGGCT
The sequence above is drawn from the Triticum aestivum cultivar Chinese Spring chromosome 7A, IWGSC CS RefSeq v2.1, whole genome shotgun sequence genome and encodes:
- the LOC123147093 gene encoding zinc finger protein 1-like; its protein translation is MEQVESSAQEELSLELTLGFAVCVTTAPPLPRFFSCVYCDQKFGTAQAHGGHQNAHKQERAVAKRLRETAAATAHSWKAGRAATTAQISGEPATGSVAHMRGRSSSERDHELDLALRL